Proteins from a single region of Ailuropoda melanoleuca isolate Jingjing chromosome 15, ASM200744v2, whole genome shotgun sequence:
- the NEMP1 gene encoding nuclear envelope integral membrane protein 1 isoform X2: MLQESQVSNFNHRQQFCYKNMLIPKWRDVWTRIQIRVNSSKLVRVTQVENEEKLKELEQFSIWNFFSSFLKEKLNDTYVNVGLYSTKTCLKVEIIEEDTQYDVVVTRRFDPKLFFIFLLGLVLFFCGDLLSRSQIFYYSTGMSVGIAASLLIVIFLLSKFMPKKSPIYVILVGGWSFSLYLIQLVLKNLQEIWRCYWQYLLSYVLTVGFMSFAVCYKYGPLENERSINLLTWTLQLMGLFFMYSGIQIPHIALGIIIIALCTKNLEYPIQWLYITYRKMCKTTEKTVPPRLLTEEEYRIQGEVETRKALEELREYCNSPDCSAWKTVSRIQSPKRFADFVEGSSHLTPNEVSVHEQEYGLGSIIAEDEVYEETSTEEEDADSRYPAITRQIPS, encoded by the exons ATGCTTCAGGAATCCCAAGTTTCCAATTTCAATCATAGGCAACAATTCTGTTATAAAAATATGCTTATCCCAAAGTGGCGTGATGTGTGGACACGGATACAG ATCCGGGTAAATAGTTCCAAACTGGTACGAGTCACCCAGGTGGAGAATgaagagaaactgaaggaattagAGCAGTTTAGTATCTggaactttttttcctcctttttaaaagagaaattgaatGACACCTATGTTAACGTGGGTCTGTACAGCACAAAAACCTGCCTCAAAGTTGAGATTATAGAGGAAGACACCCAGTATGATGTCGTTGTGACCCGGA GATTTGACCCCAAactcttcttcattttcctccttggACTTGTGCTATTTTTTTGTGGAGATTTGCTGAGCAG AAGCCAAATCTTCTACTATTCCACTGGAATGAGTGTGGGAATTGCGGCCTCTCTACTAATCGTCATTTTCCTACTGTCCAAGTTTATGCCCAAG AAAAGTCCCATTTACGTCATCCTGGTGGGAGGCTGGTCCTTTTCTCTGTACCTCATTCagctagttttaaaaaatttacaagagATCTGGAGGTGTTACTGGCAGTATCTTTTAA GCTATGTCCTCACAGTTGGATTCATGAGTTTTGCAGTCTGTTACAAGTACGGGCCCTTGGAGAATGAACGAAGTATCAACCTGCTGACCTGGACCTTGCAGCTGATGGGCCTATTTTTCATGTATTCCGGTATCCAGATACCTCATATTGCCCTTGGCATTATCATCATTGCACTGTGTACTAAGAACCTGGAGTACCCTATTCAGTGGCTGTACATCACCTACAG AAAGATGTGTAAGACAACAGAAAAGACTGTCCCCCCTCGTCTCCTGACAGAAGAAGAATATCGGATTCAAGGAGAAGTGGAGACCCGAAAGGCTTTAGAAGAGCTTCGAGAATACTGTAACAGTCCAGACTGCTCTGCTTGGAAGACTGTTTCTCGAATCCAGTCTCCAAAGAG ATTTGCTGACTTTGTGGAAGGTTCTTCTCACCTCACACCAAATGAGGTTTCTGTCCATGAGCAGGAATACGGATTAGGGAGCATCATTGCCGAGGATGAAGTCTATGAGGAAACATCCACTGAGGAGGAGGACGCGGATTCTCGGTATCCCGCTATCACACGACAGATCCCCTCCTGA
- the NEMP1 gene encoding nuclear envelope integral membrane protein 1 isoform X1, translating to MKVAVSPAVDAGPWGWGARGRGGGGVVRLLLILSGCLACGSAGIDARVVMLQESQVSNFNHRQQFCYKNMLIPKWRDVWTRIQIRVNSSKLVRVTQVENEEKLKELEQFSIWNFFSSFLKEKLNDTYVNVGLYSTKTCLKVEIIEEDTQYDVVVTRRFDPKLFFIFLLGLVLFFCGDLLSRSQIFYYSTGMSVGIAASLLIVIFLLSKFMPKKSPIYVILVGGWSFSLYLIQLVLKNLQEIWRCYWQYLLSYVLTVGFMSFAVCYKYGPLENERSINLLTWTLQLMGLFFMYSGIQIPHIALGIIIIALCTKNLEYPIQWLYITYRKMCKTTEKTVPPRLLTEEEYRIQGEVETRKALEELREYCNSPDCSAWKTVSRIQSPKRFADFVEGSSHLTPNEVSVHEQEYGLGSIIAEDEVYEETSTEEEDADSRYPAITRQIPS from the exons ATGAAAGTGGCGGTCTCACCGGCAGTTGATGccgggccctggggctggggggctagGGGTCGTGGGGGCGGCGGGGTAGTGCGGCTGCTCCTGATACTCTCCGGCTGCTTGGCCTGCGGCTCAG CTGGAATTGATGCAAGAGTGGTCATGCTTCAGGAATCCCAAGTTTCCAATTTCAATCATAGGCAACAATTCTGTTATAAAAATATGCTTATCCCAAAGTGGCGTGATGTGTGGACACGGATACAG ATCCGGGTAAATAGTTCCAAACTGGTACGAGTCACCCAGGTGGAGAATgaagagaaactgaaggaattagAGCAGTTTAGTATCTggaactttttttcctcctttttaaaagagaaattgaatGACACCTATGTTAACGTGGGTCTGTACAGCACAAAAACCTGCCTCAAAGTTGAGATTATAGAGGAAGACACCCAGTATGATGTCGTTGTGACCCGGA GATTTGACCCCAAactcttcttcattttcctccttggACTTGTGCTATTTTTTTGTGGAGATTTGCTGAGCAG AAGCCAAATCTTCTACTATTCCACTGGAATGAGTGTGGGAATTGCGGCCTCTCTACTAATCGTCATTTTCCTACTGTCCAAGTTTATGCCCAAG AAAAGTCCCATTTACGTCATCCTGGTGGGAGGCTGGTCCTTTTCTCTGTACCTCATTCagctagttttaaaaaatttacaagagATCTGGAGGTGTTACTGGCAGTATCTTTTAA GCTATGTCCTCACAGTTGGATTCATGAGTTTTGCAGTCTGTTACAAGTACGGGCCCTTGGAGAATGAACGAAGTATCAACCTGCTGACCTGGACCTTGCAGCTGATGGGCCTATTTTTCATGTATTCCGGTATCCAGATACCTCATATTGCCCTTGGCATTATCATCATTGCACTGTGTACTAAGAACCTGGAGTACCCTATTCAGTGGCTGTACATCACCTACAG AAAGATGTGTAAGACAACAGAAAAGACTGTCCCCCCTCGTCTCCTGACAGAAGAAGAATATCGGATTCAAGGAGAAGTGGAGACCCGAAAGGCTTTAGAAGAGCTTCGAGAATACTGTAACAGTCCAGACTGCTCTGCTTGGAAGACTGTTTCTCGAATCCAGTCTCCAAAGAG ATTTGCTGACTTTGTGGAAGGTTCTTCTCACCTCACACCAAATGAGGTTTCTGTCCATGAGCAGGAATACGGATTAGGGAGCATCATTGCCGAGGATGAAGTCTATGAGGAAACATCCACTGAGGAGGAGGACGCGGATTCTCGGTATCCCGCTATCACACGACAGATCCCCTCCTGA